In Flammeovirgaceae bacterium, the sequence CCCGAACGTAGCGCACTAGCCGGGCTGTGCTACACCCCGAAGAGGTGCAAAAGTAATGAGTTCGGGCAATATTCTGAATGCCTTTTTCTGTTCATATAGACTTTACCAATTCAGGTGTTTTCGGTAAAGCGGCTAAATCATTACAGTTCACAATTTCTGTTATCTTCGCGCCCGTTCTATGGCGCTGTACGAAAAGCATCTGTATGTAAAGAAGTCAACCCTGCCCGATGCCGGTAAGGGTCTTTTCACTAAAGTTTTCATCCCCAAAGGGGTTAAGGTTGTTGAATATAAAGGAAAGATTACTACCTGGAAGGAAGTAGAGGATGTGGATGGTAAGAATGCTTACATCTTTTATGTTAAGCGCGATCACGTTATTGATGCCTGGAAAACGTTGTGCCACCTGGCCCGGTACGCAAACGATGCCCGCGGATTGAGCCGGGTAAAAGGGATTACCAATAATTGCGATTACATAACCGAGGGACTGAAAGCATACATTGAATCAAAAAAAGATATTCCGGCAGGTGCCGAAATTTTTGTGGATTATGGCCCCGATTACTGGAAGGTAATCCGGGAGAATCTGAAACTGG encodes:
- a CDS encoding SET domain-containing protein-lysine N-methyltransferase — its product is MALYEKHLYVKKSTLPDAGKGLFTKVFIPKGVKVVEYKGKITTWKEVEDVDGKNAYIFYVKRDHVIDAWKTLCHLARYANDARGLSRVKGITNNCDYITEGLKAYIESKKDIPAGAEIFVDYGPDYWKVIRENLKLAKKESKEKKKKGKKTRHYRRKTAKRVDTHIS